GCTCTGGTTCGAACATCCGGTGAACCAGGCGCGCGAACAGCGCGGCGAGCCCACGGTCTCAGGACTCTGGCTGCATGGGCCTGGCCGCATGCCGGGCCCGGGGTTGCCGGGCTGCAGCGGTGCTGCCGGCGGCGGCGAACGGCTGGCAGGACTGGCCACCCTCGCCGGCTGCCGCTGGATCGACACCGACGCCGGCGCGCAGCACTGGCTCGGCCAGGCCATCGACGGCCACTGGCTGCTCAGCCTCGATGCGCTGACCGCGCATCGCCAGGCGGGCGACCCCTCCGGATGGCGCGCGGCCCTGGCCCGCCTCGACGCGGCCTGGCTGGCCCCGCTCGATCAGGCGCTCCACAGCGGTCGCATTGCCACCATCGACCTGCGCTGGCCGTCGCGGGGCGGGCTGTCGGCCGCGCACATCGTGCCGGCGGATCGCTTCCGATTCTGGCGCCGGCGCCTCCCCCTTGCTGCCTTGCTTGCCGATCCGCACGGCCGATCCGATGCCTGAACTGCTGACCCGCTCCGTGCCGGCCGACGCCCGTGCCGCCCTCGAACAGGCCGGCATCGCGCCGGTACTTGCGCGGGTATTCGCCGCGCGCGGGCTGCGTGCCGCGGACGAGTTGTCCGATGACTTTGCACGTCTGCTGACGCCCGAGCGGCTATCGTGCTGCGAGGCCGCCGCGTCGGCACTGGCCGATGCGATCGGGCGCAACGAACGCCTGCTGATCGTCGCGGACTACGACTGCGACGGCGCCACCGCCTGCGCGGTCGGCATCCGTGCGTTGCGCGCGTTCGGCGCCCGCGTCGACTTTCTCGTCCCGAACCGGTTCGAGTACGGCTACGGCCTGACGCCTGAGATCGTCGACCTCGCACATCAGCGCCGTCCGGACTGGCTCATCACCGTGGACAACGGTATCGCCAGCGTCGAGGGCGTGGACCGCGCGCGCGCGCTCGGCATGCGCGTGCTCGTGACCGACCACCACCTGCCCGGCAGCCAGTTGCCGGCCGCGGAGGTGATCGTCAATCCCAACCAGCCGGGCTGCGGCTTCCCGAGCAAGCACCTCGCCGGTGTCGGGGTGATGTTCTACGTGATGCTTGCGCTGCGCGCCGAACTGCGTCGGCGCGGCCGGCTGCCAGGCGGTAGCGGGCCGAACCTGGCCCAGTGGCTGGACCTGGTGGCGCTGGGTACGGTCGCCGACGTGGTACGGCTCGATGCGAACAACCGCATCCTGGTGGCGCAGGGACTGAAGCGGATCCGTGCCGGGCGCACGGTACCTGGCATCGCAGCGCTGCTGCGAGTCGCAGGCCGTGCGATCGAGCGCTGCACGACGTACGACCTCGGGTTCGTCGCGGGTCCGCGCCTGAACGCGGCAGGCCGTCTGCAGGACATGTCGCTCGGCATCGAATGCCTGGTGACCGACGACGTCGCCCGTGCCGGCGCCATCGCGGGCCAGCTTGACCAGCTGAACCGCCAGCGCCGCGAGATCGAAGCCACGATGCGCGAGCAGGCACTGGCGGCAATCGACGTCGATGCGGCCGGCGACGGATGGTCCGTCGCGCTGTTCGACCCGGCCTGGCACCAGGGCGTGATCGGAATCGTCGCGGCGCGCCTCAAGGACAGGCTGCACCGGCCGGCGTTCTGCTTCGCCCGCGGCGACGGCGGCATGCTGAAGGGTTCGGGACGTTCGATCGCAGCGTTGCACCTGCGCGATGCGCTCGACCTGGTTGCCAAGCGCGAACCCGGCCTGCTGGTGGCCTTCGGCGGCCATGCGGCGGCGGCCGGCCTGAGCCTGCGCGAACCTGACCTGCCCCGGTTCAGCGAAACGCTGGAAGCCGTAGTGCGCTCGCTGCTCACGCCGGCCGACCTTTCGCGCGTGATCGAGACCGACGGCAGCCTCGATGGCGAGACCCTCGACCTCGACCTGGCCCGCTCGATGGACGAAAGCGTCTGGGGCCCCGGCTTTCCGCGCCCGGAATTCATGGACCGCTTCGAGGTCACGGCGCAGAAGGTCGTGGGCGAGGCGCATTCGAAGCTGGAGCTGCGCGGCGGCTGCGGGCGCTTCGCGGCCATCCGGTTCAACTCGATAGAACACCTGCCATCGCGCATCGAGGCGGTGTACCGCGTGGACATGAACAGCTGGCAGGGACTGCAGAGCGTGCAACTCACGATCGAGCACTGGCGCGACGCCGGCGATCCGTCTTCGGCCTGGCGCTGATGCGCCGGCGCTTTTCGCGCCGGCACGGACTGCACTGCCGCGGACCGCTATAATCGACGGTTTACCGCGGGAATATCCATGGAAGCTGAACGCCTGAATTCGCTCTCCGACAGCCTGGCCGGTTTCGGCCGGCGTACGGACGAGCTGCGGAGGTATCTTTGACTTCGATACCAAGCTCACCCGCCTGAAGGAGGTCAGCCGCGACCTGGAAGACCCCTCGGTCTGGGCCGACACCAAGCGCGCACAGGAACTGGGGCGCGAGCGCAAGCAGCTCGAGGATATCGTCACCCGGATGCAGGACACCGAACAGATGATCGCGGACACGCGGGAACTGTTCGAGATGGCGCGCAGCGAAGACGATACCGGCACGCTCGAACAGCTCGCCGGGGATATCGAACAGATCGAGAAGGCCATCGCCCGGATGGAGTTCGAGCGGATGTTCGACGATCCGCTCGATCCCGCCAACTGTTTCATCGACATTCAGGCCGGCACCGGCGGCACCGAGGCGCAGGATTGGGCGCAGATGCTCGAGCGCATGTACCTGCGATTCTGCGAGCGGCGCGACTTCAAGGTCGAACTGCTGGAAGAATCGAGCGGTGACGTTGCCGGGATCAAGAGCGCGTCGATCAAGGTCAGCGGCCCCTATGCCTATGGCACGCTGCGTACCGAGGCCGGCGTGCATCGGCTGGTGCGCAAGTCGCCGTTCGACTCGAACGCGCGCCGGCATACGTCTTTCGCGAGCGTGTTCATCTATCCCGAGGTGGATGATTCGATCGAAGTGACGATCAATCCCGCCGACCTGCGTGTCGACACGTTCCGCGCATCGGGCGCGGGTGGCCAGCACATCAACAAGACCGACTCCGCGATCCGTATCACCCACCTGCCGACGAACATCGTCGTGCAGTGCCAGAGCGACCGCTCTCAGCACCGTAATCGGGCCGAGGCGATGGCGATGCTCAAGTCGCGTCTGTACGAGCTCGAACTGCGCAAGCGGAACGAGGAGAAGCAGGCGATGGAGGAGTCGAAGACCGACATCGCCTGGGGCCACCAGATCCGCTCCTATGTGCTCGACCAGTCGCGCATCAAGGACCTTCGCACCAACCACGAGGTTGGCGACACCCAGCGCGTGCTGGACGGCGACCTCGACGACTTCATCAACGCCAGCCTCAAGCAGGGTGTGTAAATGACCGACGCTTCCAGCCTCCCACCGGCCGCTCCGGTCGACGCCGACCATATCGTCGCCGAGCGGCGTGCCAAGCTGGCTGCGCTGCGCGCCTCCGGGGTGGCCTATCCGAACGACTTCGAACGCGTGCACCTCGCCGGCGACCTGCAGGCCGCCCATGCCGGCGACGACAAGGCCGCGCTCGAAGCGAACCCGGTCGAGGTGACGCTGGCCGGCCGTATCCTGCTCAAGCGGGTGATGGGCAAGGCAAGCTTTGCCAGCGTGCGCGACGGGTCGGGCATGATCCAGCTCTACGTGTCCGACGACGGGACAGGCGCCGAGGCGCACGAGGCTTTCAAGCACTATGATCTGGGCGACATCGTCGGCGCGACCGGCATACTGTTCCGCACCAAGAC
Above is a genomic segment from Rhodocyclaceae bacterium containing:
- the recJ gene encoding single-stranded-DNA-specific exonuclease RecJ, producing MPELLTRSVPADARAALEQAGIAPVLARVFAARGLRAADELSDDFARLLTPERLSCCEAAASALADAIGRNERLLIVADYDCDGATACAVGIRALRAFGARVDFLVPNRFEYGYGLTPEIVDLAHQRRPDWLITVDNGIASVEGVDRARALGMRVLVTDHHLPGSQLPAAEVIVNPNQPGCGFPSKHLAGVGVMFYVMLALRAELRRRGRLPGGSGPNLAQWLDLVALGTVADVVRLDANNRILVAQGLKRIRAGRTVPGIAALLRVAGRAIERCTTYDLGFVAGPRLNAAGRLQDMSLGIECLVTDDVARAGAIAGQLDQLNRQRREIEATMREQALAAIDVDAAGDGWSVALFDPAWHQGVIGIVAARLKDRLHRPAFCFARGDGGMLKGSGRSIAALHLRDALDLVAKREPGLLVAFGGHAAAAGLSLREPDLPRFSETLEAVVRSLLTPADLSRVIETDGSLDGETLDLDLARSMDESVWGPGFPRPEFMDRFEVTAQKVVGEAHSKLELRGGCGRFAAIRFNSIEHLPSRIEAVYRVDMNSWQGLQSVQLTIEHWRDAGDPSSAWR
- the prfB gene encoding peptide chain release factor 2 (programmed frameshift) gives rise to the protein MEAERLNSLSDSLAGFGRRTDELRRYLDFDTKLTRLKEVSRDLEDPSVWADTKRAQELGRERKQLEDIVTRMQDTEQMIADTRELFEMARSEDDTGTLEQLAGDIEQIEKAIARMEFERMFDDPLDPANCFIDIQAGTGGTEAQDWAQMLERMYLRFCERRDFKVELLEESSGDVAGIKSASIKVSGPYAYGTLRTEAGVHRLVRKSPFDSNARRHTSFASVFIYPEVDDSIEVTINPADLRVDTFRASGAGGQHINKTDSAIRITHLPTNIVVQCQSDRSQHRNRAEAMAMLKSRLYELELRKRNEEKQAMEESKTDIAWGHQIRSYVLDQSRIKDLRTNHEVGDTQRVLDGDLDDFINASLKQGV